AAGTTCATCTGACCGGTAAATATCAACTTTTTGGATCTTCATCGGAATTTCCTCTTGAAGCTCCTCTAATATAGTATGCGCTTTGTCGCAGAGAGGACAATGGTGTTTTGTATAAAATGTGATCGAAAGTGGACTCATACTCAACATTCCCTTTTCATCTTTTTTTATTCGTACTCTTGTTATCATTATATATTAAAAACAAAGCACCTGGCTTAGTAAGAAAAGCGCAGGTGCCCGATTAGGTCCGACAAGCGCTGGAACTATTGCCCCGAAACACTTTTTTTGTGTTGAAGGGTAAGAGTGGAGCATCGCTTCTGCGGTCGTATGTCAGGAATATCTTTTCCGCTTGGAAGAGGAAGCGATGTTCAGCTCCTCTCTGTACTTGGCGACCGTACGCCTTGAGATGCTCAAGCCTTTTTCGCTGGCAAGCATTTCGGCAATCGCCTGATCAGACAGCGGCTTTGCTTTATCCTCTGCTTCAATTACTTTTCTTATGGCAAGCTTGGCGGTTTGGGCAGAAGCGTTCTCTCCATTTACCGTTTCAATTTTTGCTGTAAAAAAATATTTCAGTTCAAATGCGCCTTTCGGTGTTTGAATGACCTTGTTTTTAACGGCCCGGCTGACTGTTGATTCGTGCATGCCGATCCGTTCAGCTACTTCCCTTAAGGTAATCGGAACGAGATGTTCAGGGCCCCTTTTTAAAAAGTTCTGCTGAACTGAGACGATCTCTTTGGCGATCATGATGAGCGTGTTCTTTCTTTGTTCAAGGCTCTTCTGCAGCCATTGAAGCTTTTGATAATGTTCCTGCAAGTACTGTGCAGCACCGCTGGCCTTTGATTTTAATAAATGAGCATAGCTTTCATTCAGCTGCACTTTGGGCGTGAAATGATCGTTGATGGCGAGTTTGTACGTTCCATTATCTTCAATGACGGAAAGGTCTGGATACAGGTATCCCAGTTCACTGTGGCTGGACAATTTTTGCCCCGGCTTCGGATCAAGAGTCAGAATAAAGTCGGCAGCCTGTTCGACAGCCTGTACATTCGTTCCAAGGGCAGCAGCAATCTGCTTAATTTTTCGGTCTGCGAGCTGATCAAGGTGAGTATCAGCGATAAGGTAGGACAGATCATCCTCCATGCCAAGCGATTTCAATTGCAGTAGAAGACATTCCCTAAGGTTACGGGCTCCAATGCCTGCCGGCTCCAGCTGATGAAGCCAATCTATGGCTTCTTCATATCTTTCAGTGCTGATTCCGAAACGCTGTTTAATTTCATCTTCCGTTATATCCAGATATCCGGCCTGGTCTATATTTAAGATGAGATAGCGGACAACAGCTGCAATCTCATCTGATGCAGGTATGGCTAACGCTTGATGAAGCAGGCGGTCGTGCATGGTTTCTTCAGCAGGCTGCATCATCCCGATCACATCCGCATCTTGCATTGTTTTACTTTTTTGAAGCGCTTTCTTTTTATCGTTATTAAAAAAGGCTGGCGAATCCGCCAACTCAATGAGAGGATTTTCTACCGCTTGTTCTTGTAAAAATTGAGAAAGTTCATAGCAAGGATATTGCAGGATGGCAATGGCCTGGCGAAGCTCTGCAGTCATGACAAGACTTAAATTTTGTTGTTGAAATAATCCCAGCTCCATTATAAATCCCTCCTGTTACTATGATACTATAGAATGTCAGCAGGCAACACTGAAAAAGATTTGAAGTTCCTTCCATCAGGTTAACACTGCTGGAGTTTGCGATTTTTGGGCACAAAAAAAAAGGACCATTACTGGCCCTTTTATCACGCTATTAAAGTTTAGTAACGTTAGCAGCTTGAGGTCCGCGAGCACCATCAACGATTTCAAAAGATACTTCTTGACCTTCGTCTAAAGATTTGAAACCTTCAGATTGGATAGCAGAAAAGTGTACGAATACATCGTCTCCACCTTCAACTTCGATGAAACCGAATCCTTTTTCTGCGTTGAACCATTTTACTTTCCCGTTTTGCATGGGTATATCCTCCTGTCGGCGCGTTAAAGCGCTTTAAAAATTGGAACCATGTGACAATGCTACAAAAACTAAAAGAAAACACATATTGTTTACATCCAGTCATAATAACACGTATATGGTCAGCACAACTATATCATGGTAATTTCCAATTGTCAAAACAAGGCGCTTAATTTATTTGGTGCCAATCACCAAGAATAATTTTCTGTTTTGGTGCCTGGCACCGGAATCTGATACTATATAAACAGTTGAAACGAAGGAGTGCTGCAACCATGGCTGAACAATTTTCAGTGGCTTTTTTTGAAGAAAATTTCAAACAATACATCGAACGGAACAAGGATGTGTTTACGAAATCGCACGCAATGAATGCCTATTACCGATCCATTGTCGGAACCCTCATCAATGACCATCTCAACAAAAACGCAGAAATCGTCCGCCGGATCCGAAATCTCGAAACAGCTTATACAAATGTAAAGAATAGCTAATCCTCTTTAACTATAAAACTTTTGACGTGCCCTACGTTTAAAACCTGGTGACGCGGGAATGATGATGATAGTCTAAACATATTGTTAAATAAAGGATTGTGAAGCCTCTACATAGAATTATCAACAAAGAAGCTTTTCGTTTGACCTTTTTTGACCTTTTTTGTATGATGTCAGTAACACACGAAAAACACACCATAAAAGGAGGATTATTCATGAATTTAATTCCTACAGTTATTGAACAAACGAACCGTGGTGAACGTGCATATGATATTTACTCTCGTCTGTTAAAAGACCGTATTATCATGCTTGGAAGCGGAATTGATGACAATGTATCCAACTCTATCGTAGCTCAGCTGCTCTTTCTTGCTGCCGAGGACCCTGAAAAGGATATCTCCCTATACATAAACAGTCCTGGCGGATCCATCACAGCAGGTATGGCGATTTATGATACGATGAACTTCATCAAGCCTAACGTTTCCACGATCTGCATCGGTATGGCGGCTTCCATGGGAGCATTCTTGCTTGCAGCCGGTGAAAAAGGAAAACGCTATGTACTTCCAAACTCTGAGGTTATGATTCACCAGCCTCTAGGCGGAACACGCGGACAGGCAACAGACATTGAAATTCATGCTCGCCGTATCATTCAAATGCGCGAACAGCTTAACAAAATTCTTTCTGAAAAAACAGGCCAGCCTCTTGAAGTGATCGAGCGCGATACAGACCGTGACAACTTCATGCTAGCTGAGGATGCTGTAAAATACGGACTTGTTGACCGTGTCATCTCTTCCGTAGAAGATCCTAAAAACATTTAATGAAATGAAAACAAGAAAGCCGCTCATCTTTTTACGAGCGGCTTTTATTTTGGGGAGATGATCATGAACCTATATAATATCCTCGTTTCCATCGGAGTCATCGTCATCGTAATTTTAATATTGGCGATGTTCGCCCGGACAAAACGGTAAAGCTTCTTCGGTCCGGGCTTTCAAGCAGAGGGATATAGTTTAAAAAATATGAGTTTGGCTAGTATTTCTTATATTTCGGCCAGTAAATCCGAGTTTTGGATTGTAAATAT
This genomic stretch from Fictibacillus marinisediminis harbors:
- a CDS encoding glutaredoxin family protein, with the protein product MITRVRIKKDEKGMLSMSPLSITFYTKHHCPLCDKAHTILEELQEEIPMKIQKVDIYRSDELIEKYGLMIPVITVADEEIQYGQIHKESLRKRLLTINK
- the rpoN gene encoding RNA polymerase factor sigma-54 — its product is MELGLFQQQNLSLVMTAELRQAIAILQYPCYELSQFLQEQAVENPLIELADSPAFFNNDKKKALQKSKTMQDADVIGMMQPAEETMHDRLLHQALAIPASDEIAAVVRYLILNIDQAGYLDITEDEIKQRFGISTERYEEAIDWLHQLEPAGIGARNLRECLLLQLKSLGMEDDLSYLIADTHLDQLADRKIKQIAAALGTNVQAVEQAADFILTLDPKPGQKLSSHSELGYLYPDLSVIEDNGTYKLAINDHFTPKVQLNESYAHLLKSKASGAAQYLQEHYQKLQWLQKSLEQRKNTLIMIAKEIVSVQQNFLKRGPEHLVPITLREVAERIGMHESTVSRAVKNKVIQTPKGAFELKYFFTAKIETVNGENASAQTAKLAIRKVIEAEDKAKPLSDQAIAEMLASEKGLSISRRTVAKYREELNIASSSKRKRYS
- the cspD gene encoding cold-shock protein CspD, with protein sequence MQNGKVKWFNAEKGFGFIEVEGGDDVFVHFSAIQSEGFKSLDEGQEVSFEIVDGARGPQAANVTKL
- the clpP gene encoding ATP-dependent Clp endopeptidase proteolytic subunit ClpP — its product is MNLIPTVIEQTNRGERAYDIYSRLLKDRIIMLGSGIDDNVSNSIVAQLLFLAAEDPEKDISLYINSPGGSITAGMAIYDTMNFIKPNVSTICIGMAASMGAFLLAAGEKGKRYVLPNSEVMIHQPLGGTRGQATDIEIHARRIIQMREQLNKILSEKTGQPLEVIERDTDRDNFMLAEDAVKYGLVDRVISSVEDPKNI
- the yvfG gene encoding protein YvfG; translated protein: MAEQFSVAFFEENFKQYIERNKDVFTKSHAMNAYYRSIVGTLINDHLNKNAEIVRRIRNLETAYTNVKNS